In the Paramormyrops kingsleyae isolate MSU_618 chromosome 6, PKINGS_0.4, whole genome shotgun sequence genome, one interval contains:
- the LOC111848769 gene encoding ras association domain-containing protein 1 isoform X3, with protein MHDEQVEWGKQELSVSEIEQKVKEYNAQINSNLFMALNKDGSYTGFIKVHFKLIRPVSVPPPRKMAASQDGGRRGTCVKRRTSFYLPKDTAKHLHISSRTRAREVIEALLNKFTVVDNPRKFALFERSERHDQVYLRKLADDERPLQLRLCAGPSEKVLSLVLKENETGEVNWDAFSMPELHNFLRILKREEEEHVKQIVQRYAHARDKMLEALTSSTPG; from the exons ATGCAC GATGAACAGGTTGAGTGGGGAAAGCAGGAGCTGTCTGTCAGCGAGATTGAGCAGAAGGTGAAGGAGTATAACGCTCAGATCAACAGTAACCTCTTCATGGCACTG AACAAAGATGGCTCCTACACTGGCTTCATCAAGGTCCACTTCAAACTGATACGACCCGTGTCCGTTCCCCCGCCCCGAAAGATGGCTGCATCACAGGATGGGGGTCGTCGGGGCACGTGTGTGAAGCGGCGCACCTCATTCTACCTTCCCAAGGACACGGCCAAGCACTTGCATATTAGCTCACGCACCCGTGCCCGAGAGGTGATCGAAGCACTGCTGAACAAGTTTACCGTGGTGGACAACCCCCGCAAGTTTGCCTTATTTGAACGCAGTGAGCGTCATGACCAGG TGTACTTGCGGAAGCTGGCAGATGACGAGCGCCCCCTTCAGCTGCGGCTGTGTGCGGGACCCAGTGAAAAGGTCCTCAGCTTGGTGCTGAAGGAAAATGAGACAGGGGAGGTCAAC TGGGATGCCTTCTCCATGCCGGAGTTGCACAATTTCTTGCGTATCTTAAAGCGTGAGGAGGAAGAGCATGTCAAGCAGATCGTGCAGCGCTATGCCCATGCACGAGACAAGATGCTAGAGGCGCTGACCAGCAGCACTCCAGGCTGA
- the LOC111848762 gene encoding hyaluronidase-2-like: MCCCRLSVPVWRPWLLLPLVLSCLAQEPKPTRWPLLSKKPVLLAWNAPTEDCFPRHKVQLKLDLFEIVASPNEGFVRQNLTIFYKNRLGLYPYLEKEGSDVKRVNDGLPQLASLNQHLMKMPEGVNKYIRDPTARGLAVIDWEEWRPLWIRNWDTKDIYRNLSRRLVAEKNSTWPMDKVNKMAQQEFEASARKFMLETLRLAKTLRPEQLWGFYLFPDCYNHDYKNSLENYTGRCPDVEMTRNDHLEWLWTESTALFPSIYMGKVLRSTSFGRQFVRNRVKEAMRLASAGDGLARPVFVYTRPTYINVLDLLTETDLVSTIGESVALGAAGIIFWGEATYASTKESCTSLNRYLQESLARYLLNVTTAAEHCSRVLCGSRGRCLRRHPNTDVYLHLDPRNHTILQRDGSLKVEGHLSPEEEDLYRAKFRCQCYSGYTDASCTLPGTAPVLCPCLLAMLLPLFLLL; encoded by the exons ATGTGTTGCTGTAGgttgtctgtgcctgtgtggaGACCGTGGCTTTTGTTACCTCTGGTGCTCAGCTGCCTGGCCCAGGAGCCGAAGCCCACCAGATGGCCTCTGCTCTCCAAGAAGCCTGTTCTTCTGGCCTGGAATGCCCCAACAGAAGACTGCTTCCCTCGCCATAAAGTTCAGCTTAAGTTGGACCTGTTTGAAATTGTGGCATCACCGAATGAGGGTTTTGTTAGGCAGAACCTcactattttttataaaaacaggcttGGGTTATACCCCTACTTAGAAAAGGAAGGTTCTGATGTGAAGAGGGTGAATGATGGACTTCCCCAGTTAGCCAGTTTAAATCAGCACCTGATGAAGATGCCAGAAGGGGTAAACAAGTACATCCGTGACCCTACAGCCCGAGGCTTGGCGGTCATCGACTGGGAGGAGTGGCGACCTCTTTGGATTCGGAACTGGGATACTAAAGATATATACCGGAACCTGTCCCGTCGTCTTGTTGCTGAGAAGAATTCTACGTGGCCCATGGACAAGGTGAACAAAATGGCCCAGCAAGAGTTTGAGGCGTCAGCCAGGAAGTTTATGCTTGAGACCCTGAGGCTGGCGAAAACCTTGCGGCCTGAACAGCTATGGGGCTTCTACCTCTTCCCAGACTGCTACAACCATGACTACAAGAACAGTCTGGAGAACTACACAGGGCGCTGTCCTGATGTGGAGATGACACGAAATGACCACCTGGAATGGCTGTGGACAGAGAGTACAGCCCTATTCCCCTCCATTTACATGGGAAAAGTCTTGCGCTCGACCTCTTTTGGTCGTCAGTTTGTCCGCAACCGAGTGAAAGAAGCCATGAGACTGGCTTCAGCTGGAGATGGGCTGGCACGCCCAGTCTTCGTCTACACACGACCTACCTACATAAATGTGTTGGATCTGCTGACAGAG ACTGATCTGGTTTCCACTATTGGAGAGAGTGTGGCCCTCGGAGCTGCAGGTATCATCTTCTGGGGAGAGGCTACTTACGCCAGTACCAAG GAGAGCTGCACCAGTCTGAACAGGTACCTGCAAGAATCTCTGGCAAGGTACCTGCTCAACGTCACCACTGCGGCAGAGCACTGTAGCAGGGTGCTCTGCGGCTCGCGTGGCCGCTGTCTGCGGCGGCATCCTAACACCGACGTCTACCTGCACCTCGATCCCCGTAACCACACCATCCTGCAGAGGGATGGCAGCCTGAAAGTGGAGGGCCATCTCAGTCCTGAGGAGGAGG
- the LOC111848763 gene encoding tumor suppressor candidate 2, translating into MGGNSSKSKGLWPFAGSGSGSDPAGEGSDQSLARLRGLRSATPFVFTRRSSLYYDEDGDLAHEFYEETVVTKNGRKRAKLKRIQKNLIPQGIVKLDHPRIHVDYPVILCEV; encoded by the exons ATGGGAGGTAACAGTTCCAAGTCAAAGGGCCTGTGGCCTTTTGCCGGTTCGGGTTCGGGTTCTGATCCAGCCGGCGAAGGGAGTGATCAGTCTCTGGCAAGGCTGCGTGGGTTGCGGAGTGCCACGCCCTTCGTATTTACGCGGAGGAG CTCGTTGTACTACGATGAAGATGGTGACCTGGCCCATGAATTCTATGAGGAGACAGTAGTGACTAAGAATGGTCGGAAAAGGGCCAAACTGAAGAGGATTCAGAAGAATCTGATACCTCAG GGAATTGTGAAGCTTGATCACCCCCGGATTCACGTGGATTACCCAGTTATCCTCTGTGAAGTGTGA